From Anopheles maculipalpis chromosome X, idAnoMacuDA_375_x, whole genome shotgun sequence:
ATACGTACCAGCTGGCGGAGATGGTCGGTGCAGCGAGGGCAAAGGCGATGATAAAAGCACCCCGTTCGGTACATCGGTTCTCCACCGATCAGAAGTAAGTGTTTATTGCTggtagaatgtttttttttgtaactctaaaaaaagtataaataaagtaaagttGTTGAACAGAAAGTATTATTTTCGTTCGATGGAGTTAGCGTAATGGACAGAAACATGAGCGGtgcaaagacgcatccaacggtatgcggaaCGTTCGGATCGGCTCAAGAATTTTCCGCTAGTTTCTGGCATCACATTGGcctgtggaaaatcagcgattaCTTGCTCAGTTTTGGCCCGATCGGGGCGTTCCGCATACCGTTGAATGCGAGCGATTTATCGCCGGATTACCACGGAATCAAGAATTCCAGGATAAAGCTAATTTCATCAAAGGGACAGCGATGACACTCCCCGTGTTTATTATGAAACGTACGTTCCGTTCCGAACACTTAAATCAAACGGCACTAATTTAAAGTAAAACGCTCTTTGTCTGCTAATAAATCGCCTTTCACAACTCGGTCACGCTTCTCGATGGGAAAACTATTCCCATTTTCTGGAAACATCGATATACTCTCCGTCCGGTTGCTCGTAGCCTTTGATTGGTGGTGTAGCAACGGGACCTTGCGCCCGGAACGGTACTAGCGCCGGATCGGGCTGTATCGCCTGACGGTACAAGTCTTCCGATTCGAGCTTCAGCTCATTGAGCGCTTTCGTCTGTGACACCACAATCCGATCGAATAGCTGATAGTCGGCGAGCGTTTCCTGCATCCGGTATTTGGCCCACTGCTTCTCGAGCAGGGCACGGCTTTCGAGCAGCTCCGCTGTTGGTTTCGGTACGTTGCGCTTACGCTTTCTGCCgcaaaatagaaagaaaaaaggaaaatcgaatGAAATTGTTTCGCTCGCTGAGCTAGAGGGTTAAAACGAGTCACACCTACCCTTGCTCGTCGATCAGCTCCATTGGTACTTCCAGCTCCTCGATCGGTTTTAGCTGGCGGGCATTTTTCTCTAGCCGACGGATTTGCTTCTCCAGTCGCTTGCGCTTACGCTCCTCGCGTTGTTTCACGACCTGTGGGtcaagctttttcttctttttaagcGGCTCGGCACACAGCACTGGCGTGCTGCGAAACAGTAACTCGGTACCGGTGTGGATGGTTCTGGCCGTGTGCCGTACGAGCGGAACAAacctaagaagaagaagaaaaaacaactccAGTTGGTAAAACAAGAAAGACAGGTGGAAGAGAAGAGATGGGTGATGGATTTCCCAATACTTTACCGACTGAGCATGGGAAATTGTAACATTTTCCCGGCGGTGCTCGCTAATCGAATGCCCAATAGCGAATTTTACGTAAACACTGCAGCCAGCTGACAGCGCGCTCCCGTTTCATAACAACGACAGACAACTGAGCTCGCGTTCTGCTCGACTGCTCGAAACTGCAGCGAACTTTTCAGTTACcctaagaaaaataaatcataattcaTAAATTTACTGGAGGTAAAAAACAATTGATTTCGGAtttctttttataaaaaaaacacaaaaacaacgcaCGTACAgatgttttattctttctttgTCAAAGACgaggaaaaatattaatttttccatAAAATTATGCAGCCAATGGAAACGCCATAAATAGTTGACAGCACTGCCGCCCATGTGGCCAACTGAAAATAGCTGCAAGGGTGAAATGTCACTTCTCCATCCCTGTTTTTTCACCCCATTTCGATCCattctgtttttgttcaaCGAATTCGACGCAAGTTACGCAAGTAGAGCTACCGCTGCTCGAGGTACCGAAAGACTCGTCGACttcacaacatcaaccatgAGCTACAAGGTAAGTAGCAATTGTAGCGGTGCTTGTACTAGTaatttggaagaaaatctACCAAATTCCTGTTGTGTACCCTGGCAGACTCTGGCCGCCGCGATCGGTCAGCCAACAAAACTTACGTAATTTAGCAAACTTACCTtactgtctctctctctcgctctccccgCAACAGAACATTGCCCGACTGGTGCTGCAAAACAATCGCCAGTTCTCCCGCACCGCAACGGCCTCGTCCGGTGAGGTGGCCGAAGGCTACAAGCAGCTGAAACACATCCAGGAGAAGTTCCAGGTATGGGTGTAGGGGATAAGGTTTACGCTATGTCGCTAATCCCGGTCACACAGGCTCACACATTCTGGCCCTTAAAACACTATTTCGGGAGCCAAACCACACTTAACGAGCGAAAGCAGGCGTTACCACCATAAGATCGGTACGATGCGGATGACAATACCCGTACAAAAGCCGACTCGCTGCGATCCGACACGGGCATAGTTTGCTCACCGTCCGCTGTCAAAGCAATTCACTTTGATTCGCAAGATATTCTACTGAAAAATCGCTTGGTGGGAATTGTTAGCTTTATTTAGCCtaattacaacatttaaaaccATCGAAAACAATGACAGCGGGCCGTCCGACGAGATCCGAAGGTCAGGGAAACGATAGAGTAATATTTTTTGCTGTCGCTCGATGCGTGTAGCACTTCGGTCTCCAAAACAGTTTTCAAAACTCTATGTCGATTCGAATCCCAAAGGAGTTTAAGTAATCTTTGCGCTtcaaatcacaaaaataatgTGAAAACTCTTCGTGAGCAGTTTATTGAAATCATTCATTAAAAAGATTTacatcactcactcactcttactCAGTACGCACTAACACTTACTTTGCACTAATTCTTACATTCCAGAAACCCGACGGTAAGCCCGTGTTCCTCAAGGGTGGTCCAATGGATAATGTGCTGTTCTCCGTGACGATGGTACTCAGCCTGGTTGGGCTGGCCGGTATCGGCAAGCTGTTCTACGAGCTGAGCTACCCGAAGAAGGACGACTAGGATGGACCAGCTGGCAGacggatacacacacacttaagCGAGCAGTATTGCCATGTGTTAGGAAGtgtgttataaaaaaaacgaaaatcctTTTTGGCCACTTCTCCCCTAGTGAGCCTAGTGTACCTTCGCTAGCAGCCAGGCAGCAGCTGTAGTTCACAAAATCGGATTGTCAAAACGATATTTATCTGCCGAAGAAAATGATTAGGAAGTAGATTGATCCGTAGTGTGTAGGGAACCTTCAACCTTACGCTCCTGGGAAGACTCCCCCACCAAAGCTAATCATCCATTGTCCCGAGTGTGACtaaatgcgtgtgtgtgtgattaacTTCTATGTATGTTCTCTATGTAATATGCTACGGACACACGGGATGCCAAACAGATACGAACAGAACCGATTCCATTACGTACGAACGGGTACACACATTTACTTCTTGCATTTATCTGCAAATAAATATATGTTTTGAGCAATACAGACGCCGGGCTAAGGATTGTTTGAATACTAATAATGGAAAATTATGGATCCGAAATGACACTTTAACGCTAGGAAAGAACAGTCGCGTGGCTTTAATCTGAAAAACGATCCAGGATCCTGATCACGGACACTCAGTTTGAGCAATTGATGCCTGATGAAATATTCTCAACACCGTACGGCGGCCCGGTGGCGGATTAACTTCAGCTCGGTTGGTGATCTAAGCACATCTCTGGATCTTTTGCAGACATCACCTGGTCGAGAGGGATGCCAACGATACAATAGCCAAAACGCTACGATTCGGGGAGCCACAGAATGATATAAGATTACATTTTGGGAGACTTAAGGAAAAGTCTTTAGCACGGTGTGAGAGAAGAATCAGGTAGAGAAGGAATTGAGATGATCCTGGAGTAACAAACAATCGCAAAGCGAGGACACAGTTTAAGATTAGAGCAAATATCATTGACAAACAAGAAGACCAGTCAGGGCCTCAAAATACACTGCCATGCGGCACCCCAAACGGACAGAAGAAGGGTTCGGAGAAGGAAGTCCCGCACTTAACACGGGCGGACACGTTCACATAGGTAGGAATTTAGCCTGAAAATGCCAAAGGATTTCTAAATTCTAACTTCTCAAACTTGACAATGAGGGTACGATGAGGGACACGATCAAAAGCGGCTTTCAAATCGGTGTAAACCAGATCGACCGGAACAAAACACATGAGTTTAGACATTTTACACAACATTGAATCCCTCCCCTCCCCTGGCCAACACTTTTGATGTTCAGGACGAAGGGGCCTTTGGATTTAGATAGAGATCCGCTACTGATGTTCGCCCAGTTCCTCCAAACTCCATATTGTTTAATTGGTGTGGTTGAACGTGATTTTACGAGTTTGATTGTTGCCCGCTTCCGAATCCGTGTGCGAATCCTGTCAGGCTAAAATCTGTCCTTTTGTCTAAAATTATTAGGAaaatttttgccaaaaaaaaactcccgtAAGCATCCCTCCTATACCTACACAGCTTCAAGGCTATCTGGAGAATGTCCTGCTACAATATCCTGCGCTATGGTGCGCGTTGATTCACTGATCCAAAACGAACTAACCGCACCAACACGCCGATTCGTGCATTTTAAGTATCTCGGCTGAAAGCGGCAGTCTAATTATGCAACCAATTGATGCtaaaattacaattaaaataaCTTATTTATTCCTCCCGCCACTCTAGGAGCGGTTGCAGCGGATGAATGATTCCACTTGACCAGCGTACTGTCACTTCGATTAGTGCATCAATGGACGGATCGATCCATTCTAGCCGGATGGCCCACCACGGAAAAGATGCTAATGAGCGGACGCACCAGACTATAGCCGCCATCttgcttctttcttctttttttgttgaggaCATCAATGTCTGTCTGGGGATGCTGCATCGATTGTATGTGGGTGCTAGAGAGCGGAAAGGAGATGCCACGCGCCACAAGAATCACGATCTCTGGAATGTTGGGTGGTTTTGGTTCCAGGACAGTTGTCCGGAATGATGCATCTCCAAGAAAGATGATGCTAATGAATCTTGGGAATCTATGGGAGAGGAAGAACTTGTCCCCTGCTAAGGTGCAGACAAGGTGGTGATGGACGGACATCTTGCCACACTGCTTGTGCCAGCTTTATCGAGGCCGAGTATAAAAGGCACGGGACAGATCCTTGAAGTCAGACAGACACATCCGGCGCACCGTACTGAGCAGTAATACTCCGCTTCCGGAGCAGCTTTTTTGTAATTATAAGTGTAGATAGGTAATCGCTTTTTTCCGCACCGGATGTGGTTAGTGTGAGGCTGCTTGGGGCCGAGTTCTGACCGGACGTGTTTTGTGCTTTGCATTGTTTTAACAGCGTGCGTTTGTTGTGTGTCCGTTAAATCGAGCCAGTTTCTTGTCTGCTCGGTTTGCCTTatctgtgtgcgtgcgtgtgtgtgtgtgtgtgtgtgtgagcaatAATTTCCAAATAGAAAATGTCCTCCGCAAGTGTCCTGCTTGTAACGGTGCTGCTGATGGGATATCTCTACTGGAGTTTAGCCCAACCGTTAGTAACTCTAATGTCGCTGTATACACGAGCCTAGCTTAAACACTGCCTCACTCTCTCACCCTCTATGCTCTCTGTTCAATGTACAGGACCAATATAATAGAGATCCGCTGTAATGTGATGGTGCCCAAAAGCGATCCAAGGGAATGCACGCACGGATCGTTTTACAACATCTGCGGCAAACTGGACTGCTATCAGGTAAGCTAGCACTCCGAGGCACCAGGTGGTGGTTATACTTAACTCGGCGGCCCTATCCACATCTTCCAACCAGGGCCCAGGTCAAGCGTGCGGTGATAATGAGGCTGGCCACATCCGCTACGGACAGTGCGCTTCCGGACTGATATGCTGCAACGGTATGTGCAAAGGATGTATCAACGGTAACTGCTTCCGGGAATCGTGTCATCCGACCCACGCCTTCCAGCTACGCTCCGATCCTTACATGCCGGAACGCCACATGGACCCACTGTACCGACTGTTTGACTACTACAACAACGAGTAATTCTGCCGCATCCTGCATCCCAACACCAGACCCAGAGAAAGATGGTTCTCCTAAATAGCCGATAGTCTCACACCGCACCAAtacgcaaagaaaaagaaaagataaaaataaccGCTTGACAAAGCTAAACGAGTTGCAATGGTAGCCACTTCAAACGGGTGTTTGCTGGAGAGTTTGCTCACTCTGTCTCCTTCACACGAACTCACGCCTACTGTCGGAACCAGTATTTGCCAGGCCACAATTCTAGCCCCAAGTGTACTACCCTTACCGCTCCAGCAGGGTTGCTTTTGCTAAGCTTAGAATAGAAATATAGCCTTCAATAAAGTAACATCTACCAGCCCAGTGAACTACGTCTCGCTTATACCTCACAAGTGATGTGTCTTAGAGCTAGCTGTGGTCGGTCCCCCGGCCAATGGTCAACGTATACTACTGTAATACATACTGTCAACATTTGAGAACTTTACCTCTTAATTTACAGCAGCTAGGACGAGAAGTCTGCTCAATCAAAGtgcgagaaaaaaatgtgtcacaTATCCTGTCGGCCGGATACGATCGGGCAAATAGCTGTCAGATTCTGACGGAACCTAGATCTGGTCATCCAATCATTTTAAGCCTCTGGAACATTCAACAGAAGCTGTGATtcacaatcaatgaaaaaaaaagaacgtcaCAATCCAGTTTAATTTTCTCCAGTAATGCCATTGACCAATGAGTACATGCAGCCTGCCTCAATAGTTGCCACTTGCATGagaaaataacaacacaaaGAAAGCGAAATGGTGTTGTTATCTACTCGAAGCGAGTGCTGGAAAAGAGGATTCTGAAAGAGGATCTGACCAAGATTTTATCCAAATTGGATTTAAAACTCTGACTCGAGCTCTCATCACGAGGAGAGGCCGCTCGAGGTAGCAATCGGGGCCCCATCCTTCAGATCCGCCACTATTTACAACAACCAGTTCGTTTTGGGCTTCATCTAGTAAAGGACCTCGTAGTGTAGCCGTTCAAGGCGATCAATGTGGATCTTTGCCGCGGTGGATCAGATCACAGAGACAAACAGCGCACCTTAAGACAAGAGGCATCCTGAAAGTCCTGGGCAGCACGCTCTAAGCCCACCAAGGACTTGCTGTGAAGCAAGACTGGAAGTGGGAAATTCGAGATTTTGTAGAGTTTAATTCCAGAGGTCGACAGCAAACAGAGTAGAGAATGGAGGAGGAGCAAGCTGAGAGCTGCACACACTCTGCTTGATGGAGAACAGACCAGGACGGCGGCAGAGTCTACAGTGTACCAGACCCAGCAACAGAACAAGGTCCTAAAACAGAGGGTGGATATGAGATCTACATAAATACAGGGTTGTTTGTCATCATCGTactaagttaaaaaaaaacctctttttTGTACTTATTTTGCTTACTCGTAAACAAATGCAAACTTTTATTACTGAATACTAAGTCGAGTACCGTgtagtattattattattatttttatttacccgCCCTCTTCCCACTTGTCCTTTTAGTTAGGTTTGGATTTATATGTGAGCGAATCGGCTATTCGCTTCCGCgtggattgatttttatcGGGTTTGTTGTATTATCGGGTGTAAtggtttaaactttttttatttttattttgaaaattttatccatttgttttttttttgggtttctattcttcctctctttcttttcattcttctttcaTGTTTCTGTGTTCCGGAGGTGTTGATAgatgtgtggggggggggggaggagggggatTTTGGTATGTACGTTTGATTTCCTTACGCGATTTTCCGTTAAGAGTTTTCGTGTTTTCggctttcggttttgttttcgtgcaTCATCGATCTCGTTTCGATTGCTTCCAAGTAACGTTCAGTATTAAATCACAGATAGAGTCAGGGGACGAGTGACCGTTTCGAACGGTAAAGAATGCCCGCCAGACAATCAGTATCAGAATCAATTGCTCCACTAACACTAATACTACTTCAGGTAAAGATGAAAGAGAGGCtagagtgggggggggggcttcAAAGGTAAGGAAGGGAATGTCCAACCCCATACACTCCACATTCGGCGGTGCATCCCAAACAACTAGACGGCTTAGGCGTGTGCCGTCCCCAACCAGCGTTACCCGGTTGTGCGCTATCTCCCGTACCCGGATCAGGGTGGAAAAAGTACGAGCAGGCAAACACGATAAACGCGCGCACACGTTCGTATAGATGGTGACGTTGACACGTGGTTTGTGGCCGTGCATGGGTGGGCAGGTGCAGCTGGGAAGCACGTCGATGTCTTTTACTTGCGCAAAAGTCGGTTTGCGCTTTTCGAGAGTCCGTACCCGTCGAACCCTGCCCACCCCGGGTGGCCGATAACCGATAGCTGGAAGCTGGCAGCAGGAAGCGCGCGCAGAGGAGGAAAATATATAGGAGAAACAGACGCGTTTTGTGCCTTGTGGTATGAGAGTGCTTTGTCACAGAACACTCACACatccacacgcacgcacatacacacgcatgtGAGAgtatatgcgtgtgtgtgagtttgtaaaataaataagataaagtaaagtaaaatttgaaaaaaaaaagaaaattgatccTCAAATGGTAGAAGATAGTGTGGACGGTAAGCTGTGGGACGGCAGACGCCTTCCGGTCAAAGTTCGAAAGTGCTCCGGTATATCCCGAATGGTAAGCGATGGCGATAGAGTTTTTGGAGGATGTCCAAATCCAACATGGCTGAAATGCAATGAGTCCCAGGTACAGTATCCTACCGATCGACACAATTCGGGGGTAAAAGCAGACGTGCAGTAGGCGCGGAAGGTGCGGGACGAGTAGAGTTTCCCATGGTACCTCCTGGCAAGCTACAGACCGCCGGGCAGCCACCGGCCATACCGATCGCCCAAAACGCACGaggaaaaatgaaaccgaAAGTAGTTGTtgctaggttttttttttttgtttggctggcTCGTTCTTATCATCTACGGTAGAAGAGGAAGGTAACGACGTTGGCGGCGATATGAGACGATggcagcaacggcagcagGCAGGCAGCTTATTATATACGCAGATTTATAGGATTAGAGCTTAAAGATAGAGTGAGTAAAGAGAAATGAGTCCATATATGCGTGTTTCGTAAACTTTTGCGTAATATGTCATAAtatatcaacaacaaaataacgcTAAATCCGGTTAGGATTGCGCACGACACCACATCTGGAGAGAGTagagttatgttttttttttcaggatttttatgttttgatttgtatcttttgttttgtttgttttgttttagtattGCACTGAGGATCTTGGAACGGGTAAGGATGCAGGCTGAAGTTGGTGCTGGCAGTAGATGTTGCAGGACCAAGTACGTTTAGTTGCAAGAGTCCGACAtccatatacacacacacacactcgacatCAGCCTGATCCTGATCCGTCTCCTCGGTGTTTCAGAGGGAGATCCTTTCGCTTCCCACACAACATCACCGCGCGATGGTAGGATCTCAGACGCGACCGCCCGGGGTGTAGTGCCACCATCTTGCGTAAAACCTTCGAAATTGTGTCGATGCGGTAGGACCCGTGTGGTGCATTCTAGTCCTGTGGAAACGGTCACCTCCGGATAACGAGGAAGAGAGGAGAGAAAACAAGATAGACATGGGAAAGATGGTAAGCGCGCAGATGTTTCTGCCCTTCAAACAACTTCATAGCCACACCGACATTGTTACCGTTCACTCcctggtgccgtgaccaggaacATCAGCAGTAGAGTAGTTGTCTTGTGTTGTGTTTAGTGCGTATGCAgcccgatttttttttttttttgtaatacgCCTGTGCCAACAGCCGTAGCGCTTGTACCGAATCAGCAGCGGGACGGAactttggaatttttttttcgataaaataaaaagttacGTGTGTCACGGTGACACCGAGTTGTCGTTTGTAACCGGGAATGTATCGCTGATTCGTTGTGGGGGCGTTGCAGGGCGCAGGTTTTAATTGATCAGACTTATCGTAGAGTGTAGTTTGCCTCCCCGCTCCAACTTCTACTAGTAGCTCTACTC
This genomic window contains:
- the LOC126562917 gene encoding 39S ribosomal protein L40, mitochondrial produces the protein MLQFPMLSRFVPLVRHTARTIHTGTELLFRSTPVLCAEPLKKKKKLDPQVVKQREERKRKRLEKQIRRLEKNARQLKPIEELEVPMELIDEQGKRKRNVPKPTAELLESRALLEKQWAKYRMQETLADYQLFDRIVVSQTKALNELKLESEDLYRQAIQPDPALVPFRAQGPVATPPIKGYEQPDGEYIDVSRKWE
- the LOC126561580 gene encoding cytochrome c oxidase subunit 7A, mitochondrial-like, whose product is MSYKNIARLVLQNNRQFSRTATASSGEVAEGYKQLKHIQEKFQKPDGKPVFLKGGPMDNVLFSVTMVLSLVGLAGIGKLFYELSYPKKDD
- the LOC126562434 gene encoding uncharacterized protein LOC126562434, yielding MSSASVLLVTVLLMGYLYWSLAQPTNIIEIRCNVMVPKSDPRECTHGSFYNICGKLDCYQGPGQACGDNEAGHIRYGQCASGLICCNGMCKGCINGNCFRESCHPTHAFQLRSDPYMPERHMDPLYRLFDYYNNE